GGATCCCCAGGACGTCCCCGACCCGGGCGGCCATCATCCCCTGGGTGATCCTCCCCGCCTCCCGGACACATATCTGCAACGGCTCCCGGGTGGGGGAGGAAGCGATGGATATGGGGCACTCCCCCAGGCCGAAGACGGAGACCATCAGAAACTGGCCGGGGGAGTAGTCGATCTCCACCGTCTCGTCCTCATCGTCGATGGGCCTGAGGGAGAGGAGGTAGGTGTTCGTCGACTCGACGTCGATGTCGACGACCTCGGCCTGGAGGGGGACGTAGCCCTCGCCCCCCCGGCGGGCTCTGCCGTCTGCCCTCCGGCCAGTCCCCCTCATCGGGGCCCCTCCATCAGAAGGGACCAGCGGTCGACGTCGCTGAGGCAGACCCTTGAGCACCTGCCGCAACCGACGCAGCCGAAGAGCCCCGTCTTCTCCGGGATGTAGACGAACTTGTCCAGGTACCAGTGGCGGAGCCGCTCGCCGAGGCTCGGCCGCGGGTTTGCGCCGCTCGTCATCCTCGAGAAGCCGGCGAGGGTGCAGGAGTCCCGGCACCTCAGCCTCTCGCCGTCGGGGACCCCCTGGTCGATGACGGTGAAGCAGTGGCAGACGGGGCAGACGAGGGAGCATCCGCCGCAGGAAAGACACCTGCTACCCGCCACCTCCCAGTCCGTCTCCTCGATCGCTCTTTTGAGGACCTCAGGGCTGAGGGCCGGCCTCCTCCCCCGGAGCTCCTCCTCCGCCCCGGCGAGGAGCCTCTCCTTCTCCAGGAGGTCCTCGGGGAGGGGCTCCTCGAAGTGGCACCGATGAGCCTGGAGGATGAAGACCCCGGCGGGGGAGCCCGCCTCCACCAGGTAGCCTCGCTCCAGATTCGTCAAGAGGAGGTCGTACCCGCCGACGGCGGCGGGCCCCGACCCGAGGGATGCGCAGAAGCACCGCTCGCCGGGGGTGGTGCAGTTCAAGACGACGACGACCGTAGACCTCCTCCTGGCGAGGTAGGGGTGGTCAGGGATGTCGGCGCCGAAGAGCCGGTCCAAGACCTCCAGGGCCCGGAGGTCGCAGGGCCTCATCCCGAAGATCAGCCTCGCCTTCGGCGGCTCCTCGGCGAAGGTGTACCTCCCGCTGTACTGGACGTACCTGAAGAGGACCTCCCTCTTCGGGAGGAAGAACTCCACTGGGGAGTTGAGGGGGTTATCGGCCTTTAGGGCCGGCTCCTCCCCCCTCCAGGTGGCGAAGACCGCCGAGCCGTCGACCAGGATCGGCGCCACCACCTCCAGGGTCTCTGCCAGATCCCGGAGGAGGGGGACGAGCCCCTCGCGGCGGAGGAGGGAGGCGGTCAACCCTCCAGCCTCCTGATCCGGACGGGGGTCCGTTTGAACTCCGGTATCTTGGATCTCGGGTCGAGGTCCGCGGCCGTCAGAAGGTTCGCCGGAGCCTCGGCGAAGTGGAAGGGAAAAAAGACCGTCCCGGGGGGGACCGAGTCCGTCGTCCGGGCCTCGACCTCCAGGCTTCCTGACGCCGACTCCACCACCACCCCCCCCCCAGACCGGACCCCCAGGGCCGCC
The sequence above is drawn from the Methanothrix harundinacea 6Ac genome and encodes:
- a CDS encoding 4Fe-4S dicluster domain-containing protein, with protein sequence MTASLLRREGLVPLLRDLAETLEVVAPILVDGSAVFATWRGEEPALKADNPLNSPVEFFLPKREVLFRYVQYSGRYTFAEEPPKARLIFGMRPCDLRALEVLDRLFGADIPDHPYLARRRSTVVVVLNCTTPGERCFCASLGSGPAAVGGYDLLLTNLERGYLVEAGSPAGVFILQAHRCHFEEPLPEDLLEKERLLAGAEEELRGRRPALSPEVLKRAIEETDWEVAGSRCLSCGGCSLVCPVCHCFTVIDQGVPDGERLRCRDSCTLAGFSRMTSGANPRPSLGERLRHWYLDKFVYIPEKTGLFGCVGCGRCSRVCLSDVDRWSLLMEGPR